Proteins found in one Triticum urartu cultivar G1812 chromosome 4, Tu2.1, whole genome shotgun sequence genomic segment:
- the LOC125550544 gene encoding polyol transporter 5-like, giving the protein MAHDGASHGATTAPLLASTEKPPRNMYAFGCATLASMTTILMGYNLALMSGAQLFIREDLGLTDEQVEVLAGSMNVYMLVSILAAGWAADLLGRRGTLVLANGFLMAGALAMSLGGSYAALMAARFITSIGVGFSLVVAPVYNAEISPASARGVLSSLLDIFVNVGILLSYVSNYALAGLPVHLSWRVMYAIGVLPPVLLAAGVLAMPESPRWLAMRGREDDARAVLVRTSDTAAEAELRFEEIKRVVEAPREADSGVWRELIFRPSAMVRRILVFVVGLNFLQQALGVDAILLYSPLMFKKAGMSSNSAILGATVAIGVVKTCFILVVSLFSDRFGRRPLLLASAGGVAASLTGLALTLCIGETSPASTAACVAFTLATVAAFSVGWGSLPSTYTAEITPLRLRAQGSSLGMAVNRLTCGVVSMSFISLAGWITMPGCFFLYASMAATAYVFVFLRLPETKGRTLEEMDVLFSK; this is encoded by the exons ATGGCGCACGATGGAGCTTCCCATGGAGCGACCACCGCCCCGCTGCTCGCGTCGACGGAGAAGCCACCGCGGAACATGTACGCCTTCGGCTGCGCCACGCTGGCCTCCATGACCACGATCCTCATGGGTTACA ATCTCGCGCTGATGAGCGGCGCGCAGCTCTTCATCCGGGAGGACCTGGGGCTCACCGACGAGCAGGTGGAGGTACTGGCTGGGTCCATGAACGTGTACATGCTCGTGTCCATCCTCGCCGCCGGCTGGGCGGCcgacctcctgggccgccgcgGCACGCTCGTGCTCGCCAACGGCTTCCTCATGGCCGGCGCGCTCGCCATGTCGCTTGGCGGCAGCTACGCGGCGCTCATGGCCGCGCGCTTCATCACCAGCATCGGCGTTGGCTTCTCCCTCGTCGTCGCGCCGGTCTACAACGCCGAGATCTCGCCGGCCTCCGCGCGTGGCGTGCTTTCCTCGTTACTCGAT ATATTTGTCAACGTCGGCATCCTGCTCAGTTACGTGTCGAACTACGCCTTGGCTGGCCTGCCGGTGCACCTCAGTTGGCGCGTCATGTACGCCATCGGCGTGCTCCCACCGGTGCTCCTCGCCGCCGGGGTGCTCGCCATGCCGGAGTCCCCGCGGTGGCTCGCCATGCGCGGGCGCGAGGACGACGCGCGCGCAGTGCTCGTGCGCACCTCCGATACCGCCGCCGAGGCCGAGCTCCGGTTCGAGGAGATCAAGCGGGTCGTCGAGGCGCCGCGAGAAGCCGATAGCGGCGTGTGGCGGGAGCTGATCTTTCGACCGTCGGCGATGGTCCGGCGGATCCTCGTCTTCGTGGTCGGGCTCAACTTCCTCCAGCAAGCGTTGGGCGTCGACGCCATCCTGCTGTACAGCCCGCTCATGTTCAAGAAGGCAGGCATGTCGTCGAATAGCGCCATCTTGGGCGCCACCGTGGCCATCGGTGTCGTCAAGACGTGCTTCATACTCGTGGTCTCGCTCTTCTCCGACCGCTTCGGCCGGCGGCCGCTCCTGCTGGCCAGCGCCGGCGGCGTGGCCGCCTCGCTGACCGGCCTGGCTCTCACACTCTGCATCGGCGAGACGTCGCCAGCGAGCACGGCTGCCTGCGTGGCGTTCACGCTGGCCACGGTCGCGGCGTTTTCGGTCGGGTGGGGGTCGCTCCCGTCCACGTACACGGCAGAGATCACGCCGCTGCGGCTGCGTGCGCAGGGCTCGAGCCTGGGCATGGCGGTGAACCGGCTGACTTGCGGGGTGGTAAGCATGTCGTTCATATCGCTAGCGGGCTGGATCACCATGCCCGGGTGCTTCTTTCTGTACGCCAGTATGGCGGCCACGGCGTACGTGTTCGTCTTCCTGCGCCTGCCAGAGACGAAGGGCCGGACCCTAGAGGAGATGGACGTGCTCTTTTCCAAATGA